Genomic DNA from Brassica rapa cultivar Chiifu-401-42 unplaced genomic scaffold, CAAS_Brap_v3.01 Scaffold0347, whole genome shotgun sequence:
ttaaatccgggcccctcattaccatctatatatttataaaaaaaaaagatttacgatttgattcaaaaaaaaaaaaatagaaaaagttcaaagtttgttttgtggattggtggtggaagagaaagcctgctggctgaggagaaatccagcctttgaggtggttaaaacggatttcaaaaatcaaaatctcttatctttctatcttgagaaaattcccttgtttgcttggatttgcccattgggattctttgatttgttctcttagaacattgagtaaaaacttgtgtgtgatcacctaaatctgagagaaacacttgtgtgggtgaggatcaaacacttgagagtgtgaggtttttatctactaacttttgtgttgagatttttcaggtttatgatgtttggtttgcaaaggaaaagtaacaaggagaagccTCAACGAAATTCTAACTCTCAAACTCCTTTTAAATAtcctttgaattattttgatgagtttgttagtgtgcagGAACAGCCAGCTATAAGGAGAAAAACAACCAGAGATGTGGCTGATCCAAAAAGGCAACCCTTTCAAATTGATGTCCAACAAATTTGTGATAACCTTGTGAAGGGAGTGGACAAAGCCCTTAAGGACTTCAacaagagccaaaagaagagcacatccacacgtgccccagtagctgagccatccttgttcatcagtaagaaagcccaaggtgaatctgaaaaccattttgaagaacttaaagatttttcagattctctacccatttttgatgaatctgatgaagagctaattgaaagcttgatgttttgtgaaaaagattgtgatcttccttctcttgaaactgagtttaatcttgataatgaacaagctattgtagaactacatgttttgcaaccggagcttccgagtagtcttgttttgtctccacaggtttttgaggaagagccactggattttccacatcagtgcccatgtcttgacactaggatatgtttggatgatgaaataggtcctatctttgatgaggaggacgaacttggtccagtctttgatgaagaagcaacaagcatcacATCCATTGCTATGGAGAATTATCTATGCTTTGGTCCCGGCACAACTCCTGCCCCTCTACCTCCggatcttcaagagcactgtgaggAACCTTCTTCTCTTAATTCTCTGCCTGACATGTTTGTGAAAGTCAGTACTGATGATGTACTTCGTTTTGGTCTTGACAagatgaaagatttttttttttcaaaatctgtttttgataacatgattaattctttaaaaatctttgaacctgataaatgTCTTGATCAATCACGTTTTCAAAATGTCAATGGCATCACTTCTGgaattattttgagctttgatcagttcttggaacataacaaaggttttcatcttcttggaaggccatttgatcttgatttgcaacaaactgatttttgtgctgaaaaatctcttgatttgtttgtttgcaAAGGAAATGGCTTTGATCTAAGTTCTTCTAGACATGTACTGATCACTGATGAATTGTTTGCATCCTCTTATGCCTTGGACGAAATTTTGATTCAGAAGTTGCTGGAACAGAAAtcacttgaaactgaaaatgatttttgtgatcttgaattttgtggttctgttttgcagcctgatctcCTAAGTTTTGAAACTGATAACACTTGGTATTTTCTGGGATCATTTCGTGATAATGGTGTTGTCTTGAGTTCtgatgatattttggtttacaacacattctttgaaaaatgccttgaacttttgataaatgattctcaaactgaacttaagcttgtgtgttcagatgttgggaAGGATATGCCCATCTTGAAAATGAATACTGTTGTTGCATACCTTGATAAAATTCTTGTCTGTAATATCTActttgatgagcaccttgacAGGCCGAAAAATGTGCaatttgttcttggaaaagatatcttgatttgtgatttgaacaaatatttatcttgcacatttgatcctggtcttttagtgtttaTTTTGAGTATACAGGAAAGACAGATTCAGCCTCTAAGAATTGAAAGCATTGACCGTACCCAACAGCCTGagttttggagaagctttgttgaaaccggctaccttgatgccagcgacagaggttcagtccaaggagGATATCTCAACATTCCGAAGGTCTTTCGTCATGAATTCAATTTCCCTGGAAAGCCAACTCaccaaggattcactgaggcttggaatcaCTTCGAAAGCTTCACGGAAGAaggagttatgaattttccaaaccggaggttcttcaacccatctatccgcgagtaccagacttctaaaggagattcagaCTCAAGAAAGGAgcggcctgagccaaaaccaaaccagctaaagtgatcttcctatcttagggttcttcagtttgtatcagagccactttggctggtttgttttcatttcatcttctcatctctccacgattttcttttcttattttttttgttggatccgggctgttcctttactcccttgtgatcgccagttattaaaaaaaacgataaaaaaaaagaaaaaaaaagagaaaaaaaaaagagaaaaaaaaagagtaaaagttttggcttgaatcacttctgaagagaaatccagggggagtggtggaagagaaaccctgctggctgaagagaaacCAGCCTTAGGACAGTTAAGGCGGATCCATATCAAAattctcttcatctttctttctcttttcttttcccacaaagtttgttttgggttttgattgctgaattttgactgcctatcatcctttgaaccagtgaaagaactctgagtgaccatctaaaaatcgtgagctaaacacttgagagtgtgaggatttttatttgctaactttgttaagtgttttcaggatgtttggacttctcaagaaatcaaaaccacaacaagacgtctactttcattttaaaactgtttttgaaaaggagcaattgatttttgataagaaacagtttgcttctaatgggtttgactttgtgcagaaacaaaagaagagacaaaacaggtgcgatgatgagaagtgggtcagaagtggtgatcgtcccttcaccaaACCCAAGAGAAGCAACCGTGATGTGTCAGATCAGAACGAGCTTCAGACTTATGCCAGCTTGGAAAAGATGTTGCAAAAGGCGATTCATGTTGTCCAgcaactcaaaaagaagggaaacaacaacacttcttctgcaccaaaacagcaaagtaatttttcttctctttcaaattctgatttgaaaactaatgtgttgtCTTCTGATAAAAGCAAAGCTGTGAAATCCACAAGCAAAGCTCATTCTACCAGGTGCTTCAAATGCCATAGGATCGGTCATTATGCTAACAAGTGCCAAAACCAGAAAccgttggtgactttggagaatGAGAACGTTGAAACCGAGACAGAAAAGGAAGGTCCATTGCCAATTTTCGATGACTTCGCATATGATCCAAAGGAGGGGCAAGATGAAGAAAAAATTCTTGGTCATCAAGCAAACCAAGAAAGATCTTCTTCCATTCAAAAACCGGACCAAACTCAAGGTGAGCAATGTTCCGATTATGATTCATTTGCTTATAacccttttccttttaatgttccagatttgaggacaaatatttttgaagagagagggaatgatgtgccctgGATCGTAGACCCAGGCCAGGATGGTGCACAACTTGACCCAACCAAGGTTTCCCCATCGGATGAAGCAACCATGGCCGAGCCAGAAGTTAACTTTAGACGAGCTGGACGAAGTGACACTTATTTGGGCGAGCTGGTCGAGCTGAATCAAAGTGACACTTACATATCTGAGatggatgagctgagtgagctaagtgatactagcttggagctgaatgagctaagtgacactgaagatggaactggtttagttgctgggcgaaatgggccTTTTTCTGTCcaaagaaaaattcataacaaattcaatttggGTCGGTTTTACACCAAATTCGACCAGGCCTTTGCTGATGGTCACCTGCCCATTTGCATCAAGAAATATCAACAAAAGGAGTCAAAGTCGTGATCATCCAAGAGCCATTCAACAACACACTTATTTCTAGTCAAAAGTCTTAGTCTTtgttttctaagtttctagttttctacaaaactcttaagtctttctttgactcattgtactataaataagtaaactctgccatgaataaaatcagtctatgtttttgagtttatttagtttcttctctgagttagagagagagttctttagctagttcatcggtttgaaccggcttgttgatttggtggtcagccaatcatctttgtgtgtcgtttggtggttaaccaacacactacatttgttcttaggtggttagccttagatcgtgggtatatcaagagccattccgcatctcttgacgatcctttcaatccatctcagttccagaagtgccgtttgccttctcggatcatatccaacacccagctaaagtgatcctcccTATCTTAGGGTTCGTCAGTTTCTGTCCAAGGGCatctccaaggaagtttctgtccatatttttcattctctgaattttccatgaattttaattcctttgtatctgattcatctctttttgatataggtactttggatttgaggacaaatccttttgaagaaggagggaatgatagaacccaggacctggaccagggcgtggagcagactcagcatggtgaccaggacgatcagatcagtccaactgaggttcagccatttAGCCGTtccagatcaacggacagagccgtgtaccggatcgacccgcgtgcacccggacgtgacctaaggatggatccacgacctgttgaccaaatcagccaaaccacaggcgttcttccccgacccattcgccattctagagccaacagtcaagccagaacccatgatcatcgagaagaatcagattccaGACTTAGCCTgtctttcctggcccgtttgggacgtaccgcacgcccggatcaggctgatcacgacctttccaaccactttgatgatttcatgatgatcaatgcttccaactactccaaaggaaggatacttaagctctctgaagatttgggtcgagctatctcttcatccgttcatggatcatcgacgatcaatcatgcgggcagccttacgtccgtcctgctccttaccgcgaacGACCTAATCACCAAAGGATGAACCTGGACgtctttgtgaatctggaccagtcaacacaagaatccgcaccttgaccagtctttagtcaaagtcttcatttctaatttctatgtcttgttttcattcatttctattttctatgttgtcttttcccacaaatgtctttatgtttctttgactcacaaaccttataagtatgtgatgatcccccttaataaaaacacatcgattttcctttgcttattttgagtcttctctcattgttctttgcttagaacattcatacttctcttggtgaggtcatctccaagcgaaccacttcgttgtgttggaccggtgcgtcacatccggcaaccttcgaatctctggtagtatctttgggctattccgcaacccttagtgtcaccgttcataccatcagttctcttTCCTTACGGATCGAGTTCATATCCCCCTTAccggttgagtgttcgttccttagggttcttcactgtgtgtactgaacagacaccccacgtgggccaaaatcacccgaacagtccatgggaagggtcagcgtgcggagtccaaggaccaacgtgctgatatgtgtactgatggacagccacggatgtcctgtgtgctgacggacagacatggacacacacggacagtcacgtacgtcctgtgtgtgctgatagagacacacggatgtcctgtgtgtgctgacgaacacccacggaagtcatgtgtgtacttaacagacagcccacgtgggccaaaatcacccgaacagtccaggggaagggccagcgtgttgagtccaaggaccagcgtgctgatatgtgtactgatggacagccacagacgtcctctgtgtgctgacggacacacacggacacacacgggcagccacggacatcctgtgtgtgctgacggacagccacagacgtcctgtgtgtgctggcggacacccacggaagtcatgtgtgtactgaacagacagcgcatgtgggccaaaatcacccaaactgtccacgggaagggccagcgtgctgagtccaaggaccagcgtgcggatatgtgtacttatagacagccacgaacgtcctgtgtgtgctgacggacacacgcggacacaaacggacagctacggacgtcctgtgtgtgctgacggacagccactgacagccacagacgtcctgtgtgtgctgacggacacccacggacgtcctgtgtgtactgaacagacagcccacatgggccaaaatcactcgaacagtccacgggaagggccagcgcactgagtcaaaggaccagcgtgctgatatgtgtactgatggacagccacagacgtcctgtgtgtgctgacggacacacacagacagccaccgacatcctgtgtgtgctgacggacacccacggacgtcatgtgtgtactgaacagacagcccacgtgggccaaaatcacccaaacagtccacgggaagggccagcgtgctgagtccaaggaccagcgtgcggatatgtgtacaaatggacagccacaaacgtcctgtgtgtgctgacggacacacacagacagctacggacgtcctgtgtgtgctgacggacagccactgacagccacggacgtcctgtgtgtgctgacggacacctacagacgtcctgtgtgtactgaacagacagcccacatgggccaaaatcactcgaacagtccacgggaagggccagcgtactgagtccaaggaccagcgtgctgatatgtgtactgatggacagccacgcacatcctgtgtgtgctgacggacacacacggacagccacgaacgtcctgtgtgtgctgacggacacacacggacgtcctgtgtgtgctgacagacacccacggaagtcatgtgtgtacttaacatacagcccacgtgggccaaaatcacccgaacagtccatgggaaaggccagcgtgttgagtccaaggaccagcgtgctgatatatgtactgatggacagccacagacgtcctgtgtgtgctgacggacacacacggacacacacggacacacacggacagccacggacttcctgtatgtgctgacggacagccactgacagccacagacgtcctgtgtgtgctggcggacacccacggacgtcatttgtgaactgaacagacagcccacgtgggccaaaatcactcgaacagtccacgggaagggccagcgtactgagtcaaaggaccagcgtactgagtcaaaggaccagcgtactgagtcaaaggaccagcatgctgatatgtgtactgatggacagccacagacgtcctgtgtgtgctgacggacacacacggacacacacggacagccacagacatcctgtgtgtgctgacggacacccacggatgtcatgtgtgtactgaacagacagcccacgtgagccaaaatcacccaaacagtccacgggaagggccagcgtgctgagtccaaggaccagcgtgcggatatgtgtactaattgaaagccacgaacgtcctgtgtgtgctgacggacacacacagacagctacggacgtcgtgtttgtgctgacggacagccactgacagccacggacgtcctgtgtgtgctgacggacacccacagacgtcatgtgtgtactgaacagacagcccacatgggccaaaatcactcgaacagtccacgggaagggccagcgtactgagtccaaggaccagcgtgctgatatgtgtactgattggaAAGCCACgcacatcatgtgtgtgctgagggacacacactgacagccacggacgtcatgtgtgtgctgacggacacacacggacgtcctgtgtgtggttacggacacccacggacgtcctgtgtgtactgaacagacagcccacgtcggccaaaatcacctgaacagtccacgggaagggccagcgtgctgagtcgaaggaccagcgtgctgatatgtgtaccgattgacagccatggacgtcctatgtgtgcggacgaacacacacggacacacacagacagccacgaacgtcatgtgtgtgctgacagacagtcacaggacagccacggacgtcctgtgtgtgctggcggacacccacggacgtcctgtgtgtactgaacagacagcccacgtgggccaaaatcacccgaacagtccacaagaagggtcagcgtgctgagtccaaggaccaacgtgctgatatgtgtaatgattgacagccacagacgtcctgtgtgtgctgacggacaaacctggacacacacggacagccacagacgtcctgtgtgtgttggcggacacccacggacgtcctgtgtg
This window encodes:
- the LOC117130190 gene encoding uncharacterized protein LOC117130190, with product MMFGLQRKSNKEKPQRNSNSQTPFKYPLNYFDEFVSVQEQPAIRRKTTRDVADPKRQPFQIDVQQICDNLVKGVDKALKDFNKSQKKSTSTRAPVAEPSLFISKKAQGESENHFEELKDFSDSLPIFDESDEELIESLMFCEKDCDLPSLETEFNLDNEQAIVELHVLQPELPSSLVLSPQVFEEEPLDFPHQCPCLDTRICLDDEIGPIFDEEDELGPVFDEEATSITSIAMENYLCFGPGTTPAPLPPDLQEHLFILSIQERQIQPLRIESIDRTQQPEFWRSFVETGYLDASDRGSVQGGYLNIPKVFRHEFNFPGKPTHQGFTEAWNHFESFTEEGVMNFPNRRFFNPSIREYQTSKGDSDSRKERPEPKPNQLK